The proteins below come from a single Beutenbergia cavernae DSM 12333 genomic window:
- a CDS encoding YnfA family protein has protein sequence MTLTRSIILFVAAALFEIGGAWLVWQGVREHKGWIWIGAGVVALGLYGFFATLQPDAHFGRILAAYGGVFVVGSLAWGMVVDGFRPDRWDVVGALLCLAGVAVIMYAPRPA, from the coding sequence ATGACGCTGACCCGCTCCATCATCCTGTTCGTCGCCGCGGCCCTGTTCGAGATCGGCGGCGCCTGGCTCGTGTGGCAAGGCGTCCGTGAGCACAAGGGCTGGATCTGGATCGGCGCCGGAGTCGTCGCGCTCGGCCTGTACGGCTTCTTCGCCACGCTGCAGCCCGACGCACACTTCGGTCGCATCCTCGCGGCCTACGGCGGTGTCTTCGTCGTCGGTTCCCTCGCCTGGGGCATGGTGGTCGACGGCTTCCGCCCGGACCGTTGGGACGTCGTCGGCGCGCTCCTGTGCCTGGCGGGCGTCGCCGTCATCATGTACGCCCCGCGCCCGGCGTAG
- a CDS encoding fatty acid desaturase family protein has product MTAATSTTDRPDAPTRPRDAHVNPYTELAARIRAEGFLRRRYGYYVLRSGAVLGLLAATTAAFVVIGDSWWQMVTAVIFGVLFTQAAFLGHDAAHRQVFASGPRNEWAGILLANLVVGISIGWWQSKHTRHHANPNKVGADPDIAPGVVAFTERVADGRRTPMGRWLTARQGWLFFPLLLLEGLNLHVQGVRRVLAPEPVKRRGLEITLLAVRLVGFMALTFWVLSPGVAFAFLGVQLAVFGVYMGASFAPNHKGMPVVPADVTIDFLNRQVRMSRNISGGAFMDLLMGGLNLQAEHHLFPSMPRPNLRRVQPIVRAYCAEHGIPYTETTIWQSYGIVIRYLNEVGLRARDPWACPLATQLR; this is encoded by the coding sequence GTGACCGCAGCGACCAGCACCACCGATCGACCCGATGCGCCGACGCGACCACGCGACGCGCACGTCAACCCGTACACGGAGCTCGCCGCGCGCATCCGCGCCGAGGGCTTCCTCCGTCGCAGGTACGGCTACTACGTCCTGCGCTCCGGCGCCGTTCTCGGCCTGCTCGCGGCGACGACCGCCGCGTTCGTCGTCATCGGCGACTCCTGGTGGCAGATGGTCACCGCCGTGATCTTCGGGGTGCTGTTCACCCAGGCGGCGTTCCTGGGGCACGACGCCGCCCATCGTCAGGTGTTCGCGTCGGGTCCGCGGAACGAGTGGGCGGGCATCCTGCTCGCGAACCTCGTCGTCGGCATCAGCATCGGGTGGTGGCAGAGCAAGCACACCCGGCACCACGCGAACCCGAACAAGGTGGGGGCTGACCCGGACATCGCGCCCGGCGTCGTGGCGTTCACCGAACGGGTGGCGGACGGACGCCGGACACCGATGGGGCGGTGGCTCACGGCACGGCAGGGCTGGCTGTTCTTCCCGCTGCTGCTCCTCGAGGGCCTCAACCTGCACGTCCAGGGCGTCCGGCGGGTGCTCGCGCCGGAGCCCGTCAAGCGCCGCGGCCTGGAGATCACGCTGCTCGCCGTGCGCCTGGTCGGGTTCATGGCCCTGACCTTCTGGGTGCTCTCGCCCGGGGTGGCCTTCGCCTTCCTCGGCGTCCAGCTCGCCGTGTTCGGCGTCTACATGGGCGCGTCGTTCGCGCCGAACCACAAGGGCATGCCAGTGGTGCCGGCCGACGTCACCATCGACTTCCTCAACCGGCAGGTCCGGATGAGCCGCAACATCAGCGGCGGGGCGTTCATGGACCTGCTCATGGGTGGCCTCAACCTCCAGGCTGAGCACCACCTGTTCCCGAGCATGCCGCGCCCGAACCTGCGCCGGGTCCAGCCCATCGTCCGCGCGTACTGCGCCGAGCACGGGATCCCCTACACCGAGACGACGATCTGGCAGTCGTACGGGATCGTGATCCGGTACCTCAACGAGGTCGGCCTGCGGGCGCGCGACCCGTGGGCGTGCCCGCTCGCCACGCAGCTGCGCTGA
- a CDS encoding TetR/AcrR family transcriptional regulator yields the protein MDTEDRAGREDERPDDAVPSALRVLWGTDRLPRRGPRPSLTVDAIAAAAIGVADDEGLAALSMSRLAKELGVSTMALYRYVSSKDDVLALMADRIAPDAYDLLGPPDDDWRAALERWALVQLDLIQEHPWMFQLTLTTMETGPNRMRWVDWAVGAFRGTRLTAGEKLSLVGLMAAFLLAEGRLVVEEAAAGSAAPDVTATILAHADSAMFPHLAAAFRPDDGDADVAELWTEGFGVRTLLDGIAVIVERADAARGGA from the coding sequence ATGGACACCGAGGATCGCGCGGGTCGCGAGGACGAACGGCCGGACGACGCCGTCCCGTCCGCGCTGCGCGTGCTGTGGGGCACCGACCGCCTCCCGCGGCGCGGCCCTCGCCCCTCCCTCACCGTCGACGCCATCGCGGCGGCGGCGATCGGCGTCGCCGACGACGAGGGGCTCGCGGCCCTCTCGATGTCCAGGCTCGCGAAGGAGCTCGGCGTCAGCACGATGGCGCTCTACCGCTACGTCAGCAGCAAGGACGACGTCCTGGCGCTCATGGCCGACCGCATCGCCCCCGACGCCTACGACCTGCTCGGGCCGCCGGACGACGACTGGCGCGCGGCACTCGAACGGTGGGCGCTCGTCCAGCTCGACCTCATCCAGGAGCACCCCTGGATGTTCCAGCTCACGCTGACCACGATGGAGACCGGCCCGAACCGGATGCGCTGGGTCGACTGGGCGGTCGGGGCGTTCCGCGGCACCCGCCTGACCGCCGGGGAGAAGCTGTCGCTCGTCGGCCTCATGGCTGCGTTCCTGCTGGCGGAGGGTCGTCTCGTGGTGGAGGAGGCGGCGGCGGGCTCGGCGGCGCCCGACGTCACGGCCACGATCCTCGCCCACGCCGACTCGGCGATGTTCCCGCACCTCGCAGCCGCGTTCCGGCCCGACGACGGCGACGCGGACGTCGCGGAGCTGTGGACCGAGGGCTTCGGGGTGCGGACGCTGCTCGACGGCATCGCCGTCATCGTCGAGCGCGCCGATGCCGCCCGCGGCGGCGCCTGA
- the ligD gene encoding non-homologous end-joining DNA ligase produces the protein MAREASDAVELEIADKVVRLTHPDRVYFPEHGYTKRDLAEYYVAVGDGIVRALRERPCMLHRFPKGIAEKKVHQKRVPAGAPPWVRTVRVEFPRYGRHAYELCVTEPAQVIWAVQMSTVEFHPWNSRAADTEKPDEWRIDLDPGPDCPFSRVQRVAGVVHEVLDELGAVGWPKTSGGSGLHIYVRIEPRYGFKDVRRAALAFAREIERRAPDDVTTTWWTRDRDPALLFVDYNQNARDHTIAAAYSVRGVPDARVSAPITWAEVPDVDPHDFTIGTMPDRFEALGDLHAGIDDAVFSIEPLLEWAERDERAGADAGGPTDEADDADESDQEEHA, from the coding sequence ATGGCCCGCGAGGCGAGTGACGCCGTCGAGCTCGAGATCGCCGACAAGGTCGTCCGCCTCACGCACCCGGACCGCGTGTACTTCCCGGAGCACGGGTACACGAAGCGGGACCTCGCGGAGTACTACGTGGCCGTGGGTGACGGGATCGTCCGTGCCCTGCGGGAGCGGCCGTGCATGCTGCACCGGTTCCCGAAGGGCATCGCGGAGAAGAAGGTCCACCAGAAGCGCGTGCCCGCCGGGGCGCCACCGTGGGTGCGGACGGTGCGGGTCGAGTTCCCGCGCTACGGCCGGCACGCGTACGAGCTGTGCGTGACCGAGCCGGCGCAGGTGATCTGGGCGGTCCAGATGTCGACAGTCGAGTTCCACCCCTGGAACTCCCGCGCCGCCGACACCGAGAAGCCCGACGAGTGGCGCATCGACCTCGACCCGGGGCCGGACTGCCCGTTCTCCCGCGTGCAGCGCGTGGCCGGCGTCGTGCACGAGGTGCTGGACGAGCTGGGCGCGGTGGGGTGGCCGAAGACGTCGGGCGGGTCGGGGCTGCACATCTACGTGCGGATCGAGCCGCGGTACGGGTTCAAGGACGTGCGGCGTGCTGCGCTGGCGTTCGCGCGGGAGATCGAGCGTCGGGCGCCCGACGACGTCACGACGACGTGGTGGACCCGCGACAGGGATCCGGCGCTGCTGTTCGTCGACTACAACCAGAACGCGCGCGACCACACGATCGCCGCCGCCTACTCGGTCCGCGGGGTGCCGGACGCGCGGGTGTCCGCACCGATCACGTGGGCGGAGGTGCCCGACGTCGACCCGCACGACTTCACGATCGGCACGATGCCGGACCGCTTCGAAGCGCTCGGCGACCTGCACGCCGGGATCGACGACGCGGTGTTCTCCATCGAGCCGTTGCTCGAGTGGGCGGAGCGGGACGAGCGCGCGGGCGCCGATGCCGGTGGCCCCACGGACGAGGCGGACGACGCGGACGAGTCGGACCAGGAGGAGCACGCATGA
- a CDS encoding NUDIX domain-containing protein — protein sequence MVARSAGLLLFRRADDAVEVLLGHMGGPLWSRRERAWTIPKGEHADDEDPHDAALREFAEELGTAAPPGDDVDLGEIRQRAGKVVHAWAREADLDASTITSNTFEMEWPPRSGRRQSFPELDRAAWVPLAKARGLVVAGQVELLDRLAERLSG from the coding sequence TTGGTCGCGCGCAGCGCCGGACTGCTGCTCTTTCGCCGCGCGGACGACGCCGTCGAGGTGCTGCTCGGGCACATGGGCGGGCCGCTCTGGTCACGGCGGGAGCGGGCCTGGACGATCCCGAAGGGCGAGCACGCCGACGACGAGGACCCTCACGACGCCGCCCTGCGCGAGTTCGCGGAGGAGCTGGGGACGGCGGCGCCGCCGGGCGACGACGTCGACCTCGGCGAGATCCGGCAGCGCGCCGGCAAGGTGGTGCATGCGTGGGCTCGCGAGGCCGACCTCGACGCCTCGACCATCACCAGCAACACGTTCGAGATGGAGTGGCCGCCGCGATCGGGCCGGCGGCAGTCGTTCCCGGAGCTCGACCGCGCCGCGTGGGTGCCGCTGGCGAAGGCGCGCGGTCTCGTCGTCGCCGGTCAGGTCGAGCTGCTGGATCGCCTCGCCGAGCGGCTGTCGGGCTGA
- a CDS encoding DIP1984 family protein produces the protein MKLAEALARRAELTQRFQELRGRAVASARHQEGDQPDEDPGELLAEAERVAAELEELMARINATNLATEVEPGLTVTRALARRDVLRLRRDLRVDLADAGSVGQGGRFGRSEIKSVSSVDVRALRHDADALAAELRALDSRLQATNWTTEVVDG, from the coding sequence ATGAAGCTGGCGGAGGCACTCGCCCGGCGGGCCGAGCTGACGCAGAGGTTCCAGGAGCTGCGCGGGCGGGCGGTGGCCTCGGCCCGGCACCAGGAGGGCGACCAGCCGGACGAGGATCCGGGTGAGCTCCTGGCCGAGGCGGAACGGGTCGCTGCGGAGCTCGAGGAGCTCATGGCACGGATCAACGCCACGAACCTGGCCACGGAGGTCGAGCCGGGCCTGACCGTGACCCGGGCGCTCGCGAGACGGGACGTGCTGCGGCTGCGCCGCGACCTGCGCGTGGACCTCGCGGACGCCGGCTCGGTGGGCCAGGGCGGCAGGTTCGGGCGCTCCGAGATCAAGTCGGTGTCGTCGGTCGACGTGCGCGCGCTGCGGCACGACGCCGACGCTCTGGCGGCCGAGCTGCGGGCCCTCGACTCGCGGCTCCAGGCAACGAACTGGACGACGGAGGTGGTCGACGGCTGA
- a CDS encoding cold-shock protein: MTIGTVKWFNAEKGFGFIAPEDGSADVFAHYSAIVADGFRSLEENQRVEFDVTQGPKGPQASNIRPL, translated from the coding sequence ATGACCATCGGAACCGTGAAGTGGTTCAACGCCGAGAAGGGCTTCGGCTTCATCGCCCCCGAGGACGGCTCTGCTGACGTCTTCGCCCACTACTCGGCGATCGTCGCCGACGGCTTCCGCTCGCTGGAGGAGAACCAGCGCGTGGAGTTCGACGTCACGCAGGGCCCCAAGGGCCCGCAGGCGTCCAACATCCGGCCGCTCTGA
- a CDS encoding MerR family transcriptional regulator: protein MSGMRISEVSARSGVPASTLRYYEAEGLLPAARAENGYREYEPTALDRLAFIAQAKHLDLPLSSVRELVDAWESEPCHSVRARYRPMMSERAAQVDDRIAALAALRGTLTTAIRRLDALPDREEPCDAGCTFLDRPRAAPPALPVVPEAPVAPSPAPLACSLGSGDVEARLAEWHDALSGSERRDVPDGLRMTLPLTHLARITALAAAEQECCAFYAFRIDLHGPTFDLTITAPPDAREMLDRLVPTSEDPR, encoded by the coding sequence ATGAGCGGGATGAGGATCTCCGAGGTGTCCGCGCGCAGCGGCGTTCCGGCGTCGACGCTGAGGTACTACGAGGCCGAGGGCCTGCTGCCCGCGGCACGTGCCGAGAACGGGTACCGCGAGTACGAGCCGACGGCGCTGGACCGGCTGGCGTTCATCGCCCAGGCCAAGCACCTCGACCTCCCGTTGTCGTCCGTGCGCGAGCTCGTCGACGCGTGGGAGTCGGAGCCGTGCCACAGCGTCCGGGCGCGCTACCGGCCGATGATGTCCGAACGAGCCGCGCAGGTCGACGATCGGATCGCCGCACTCGCCGCACTCCGGGGGACGCTCACCACGGCGATCCGCCGCCTCGACGCGCTGCCGGATCGCGAGGAACCCTGTGACGCCGGCTGCACGTTCCTCGACCGGCCGCGCGCCGCCCCGCCCGCCCTGCCCGTGGTGCCCGAGGCGCCTGTCGCGCCGAGTCCGGCGCCGCTCGCGTGCTCGCTCGGCTCGGGCGACGTCGAGGCACGGCTCGCCGAGTGGCACGACGCGCTCTCCGGATCGGAGCGTCGAGACGTCCCGGACGGCCTGCGGATGACCCTGCCCCTCACGCACCTCGCGCGCATCACCGCTCTCGCTGCCGCTGAGCAGGAGTGCTGCGCCTTCTACGCGTTCCGGATCGACCTGCACGGACCGACCTTCGACCTCACGATCACCGCCCCACCCGACGCCCGGGAGATGCTCGATCGTCTGGTGCCGACCAGCGAGGACCCCCGATGA